The Collimonas fungivorans Ter331 genome has a segment encoding these proteins:
- a CDS encoding glycosyltransferase family 2 protein, with product MKLIIQIPCYNEAGTLAIALAALPRKVSGFDSVEWLIVDDGSSDDTVKVARENGVDHVVRHTRNQGLARAFMTGLEACLHLRADVIVNTDADNQYNANDIPALTAPIVANQADIVVGARPIEAIEHFSPVKKMLQKLGSWVVRVASKTDIPDATSGFRAISRTAAQNLTVFSSYTYTLETIIQAGQKNMSITSVPIRVNGDLRPSRLVKSISSYVTRSVVTIVRIFIIYRPFRFFGTIGAILFGAGLLIGLRFMWKYVGGEGGGHIQSLILAAVLLVMGFQTLLVAFLADLLAANRKLIEDVRFRLRDDKGVNAVLDHSIDHDMQSVPPSDDIAA from the coding sequence GTGAAACTGATTATTCAAATCCCCTGTTATAACGAAGCAGGAACCCTCGCCATTGCACTTGCCGCATTACCCAGAAAAGTCTCAGGGTTTGATAGTGTGGAATGGTTGATCGTTGACGACGGCAGCAGCGACGACACTGTCAAGGTCGCAAGAGAAAACGGTGTCGACCACGTGGTCCGCCATACCCGCAATCAGGGCTTGGCACGTGCGTTCATGACCGGACTGGAAGCCTGCCTGCATTTGAGAGCGGACGTCATCGTCAATACCGACGCTGACAACCAATACAATGCGAATGATATTCCTGCGCTTACCGCGCCTATTGTCGCCAATCAAGCCGATATCGTCGTCGGCGCACGCCCGATTGAGGCAATCGAACACTTTTCGCCGGTAAAAAAAATGCTGCAGAAATTAGGCAGCTGGGTGGTTCGTGTCGCCAGCAAGACGGACATACCGGACGCCACCAGCGGCTTCCGCGCCATCAGCCGCACTGCCGCCCAGAACCTGACCGTTTTCAGCAGCTACACCTACACGCTGGAAACCATCATCCAGGCCGGCCAGAAGAACATGAGCATCACTTCGGTGCCGATTCGGGTAAATGGAGACTTGCGGCCATCGCGCCTGGTCAAAAGCATCTCATCGTATGTAACACGGAGCGTGGTCACCATCGTACGGATTTTCATCATCTATCGTCCGTTTCGCTTCTTCGGGACAATTGGCGCCATATTATTCGGCGCTGGCCTGCTGATCGGTTTGCGCTTCATGTGGAAATACGTCGGCGGCGAAGGCGGCGGCCACATACAATCGCTGATCCTTGCCGCTGTCTTGCTGGTAATGGGATTTCAAACCTTGCTGGTAGCTTTTTTGGCAGATCTGCTGGCGGCTAACCGCAAACTGATAGAAGATGTGCGTTTTCGGCTACGGGATGACAAAGGCGTGAACGCAGTACTGGATCATTCGATTGATCATGATATGCAATCAGTGCCGCCGTCCGATGACATCGCGGCTTAA
- a CDS encoding lysylphosphatidylglycerol synthase domain-containing protein: MLKRIYRLLGLMIGLAAVIAFMGYTVKTLTIADISHYLTAPALGGILMAALLYATIIPVSAWAWKNMLADIGCPHSWHELSMIMGVTQMAKYLPGNVGQHIGRAAMSMTRGIAIQPFLLTVFSETLLALLAALIIGMAGAFFSQTGLASFTSANQAIFIPVLVGVLIAALLLYRPLMPRLLKRFAPAYGNSSLAGLLPHSNTLLKALAAYCLNYVMIGIGIFLMATVLLPATKHDFMLLLASFSLAWVAGFFTPGAPAGLGVREVIMLGMLSASYPGPSALLIIVAFRLATILGDSLCFLAGYAMLIFSRRAAHSS; the protein is encoded by the coding sequence ATGCTGAAACGGATCTACCGTCTGTTGGGCTTGATGATTGGCTTGGCCGCCGTGATTGCTTTCATGGGATATACGGTCAAGACCTTGACCATTGCCGACATATCGCATTACCTCACGGCGCCGGCGCTGGGAGGCATACTCATGGCCGCACTGCTCTACGCCACCATTATCCCGGTAAGTGCATGGGCCTGGAAAAACATGCTTGCGGATATCGGCTGCCCTCATTCATGGCACGAGCTATCGATGATCATGGGTGTCACCCAGATGGCGAAATATCTTCCAGGGAACGTCGGACAGCATATTGGCCGAGCTGCGATGTCGATGACGCGCGGTATCGCCATTCAGCCGTTTTTGTTGACCGTATTTTCAGAAACATTGCTCGCCCTGCTCGCTGCCTTAATCATTGGGATGGCTGGCGCTTTTTTTTCACAAACCGGCCTCGCCAGCTTTACATCCGCAAACCAGGCCATTTTCATTCCGGTGCTGGTTGGGGTGTTAATCGCTGCGCTATTGCTTTATCGCCCCCTGATGCCACGCTTACTCAAACGGTTTGCCCCGGCCTACGGCAATTCATCGCTGGCGGGATTGCTGCCCCATTCGAATACACTACTGAAAGCCCTGGCGGCCTACTGCTTGAACTACGTCATGATCGGCATTGGGATTTTTCTGATGGCGACAGTATTGCTGCCAGCAACAAAACATGATTTCATGCTGCTGCTGGCCAGCTTTTCCCTCGCCTGGGTCGCCGGTTTTTTCACACCGGGCGCACCCGCCGGCTTGGGTGTCCGCGAAGTAATCATGCTAGGCATGCTCAGCGCCAGCTATCCAGGACCAAGCGCTCTTCTCATCATTGTCGCCTTCAGGTTGGCAACCATATTGGGTGACAGCCTTTGCTTCCTGGCCGGTTATGCCATGCTGATTTTTTCACGGCGCGCAGCGCATTCTTCTTAA
- a CDS encoding class I SAM-dependent methyltransferase gives MKIDPILGPAVPELGWVPAPRYLMRRARIRQLMRKMAPGRLLEIGSGAAALLVELSSNGFQCEALELSVEARKLSQSVIDKFGQDIPLHALPGTQWQNRFDVLCAFDVLEHIEDDQQALAQWVSWIKPGGQLLLSVPAHMKLWRAGDKWAGHFRRYERESLIALLQDAGLEVEIFECYGFPLTNLSEWISAPIYARRIYDNAQNDSANRKQNNDRSGTDRKPHMKLYPLLSSVPGKWTLQIFSAIQNIFINRDLGSGYVLKARRRC, from the coding sequence ATGAAAATTGACCCCATACTTGGACCAGCAGTACCGGAACTAGGCTGGGTTCCCGCGCCACGTTATCTGATGCGGCGAGCGAGAATTCGGCAGTTGATGCGCAAGATGGCGCCCGGACGGCTGCTGGAGATCGGTTCAGGCGCCGCGGCATTGCTGGTTGAGTTGTCCAGCAATGGATTCCAGTGTGAAGCGCTAGAGCTTTCCGTCGAAGCACGCAAGTTATCGCAATCGGTAATCGACAAATTCGGCCAGGACATTCCGCTTCATGCGCTGCCCGGCACGCAATGGCAGAACCGTTTTGATGTGTTATGCGCTTTTGACGTGCTGGAACACATCGAGGACGACCAGCAGGCATTGGCACAGTGGGTATCGTGGATCAAGCCAGGCGGACAACTGTTGCTGTCCGTGCCGGCTCACATGAAATTATGGCGCGCGGGCGACAAATGGGCCGGACATTTCCGACGTTATGAACGCGAATCCTTGATAGCACTGCTGCAGGATGCCGGACTGGAAGTGGAAATATTCGAGTGCTATGGATTTCCACTCACGAATCTGAGCGAATGGATCAGCGCCCCTATCTATGCCCGTCGCATATATGACAATGCCCAGAACGACAGTGCGAACCGTAAGCAAAACAATGACAGGAGCGGCACCGACCGCAAGCCTCACATGAAGCTCTATCCATTGTTAAGCTCAGTTCCGGGAAAGTGGACGCTGCAAATATTCTCGGCGATACAGAATATTTTCATCAACCGCGATCTAGGCAGCGGCTATGTCCTCAAGGCCAGACGCCGATGCTGA
- a CDS encoding class I SAM-dependent methyltransferase, protein MNLEPTGERMIVEHYHSSLEDYVIYVMHIATYNFAEQFTTGKRVLDYGCGSGYGSARISKTAAHVHAVDVADDAIAYASQHYAADNLDFHCCPPDSRLPFPDQSFDTVLSFQVFEHIQETAHYLSEIHRVLAPGGHLLLVTPDRSTRLLPFQSPWNRWHIREYSTNSLRRTLSRTFTDVQIQHMSGRQDVIGIELRRCAKVKWITLPFTLPFIPRFLRVKLLNVLHALRSKHQSSGPSQQFSFDESHITIAPNVQPSLNLVAVVRK, encoded by the coding sequence ATGAATCTCGAACCTACCGGCGAAAGAATGATCGTTGAGCATTACCACTCTTCGCTCGAGGACTACGTCATCTATGTAATGCATATCGCCACTTACAATTTTGCCGAGCAGTTCACAACGGGAAAACGTGTTCTCGACTATGGCTGCGGCAGCGGTTATGGCTCGGCCCGCATTTCAAAAACTGCTGCTCATGTGCATGCTGTCGATGTGGCAGATGACGCCATTGCGTACGCCAGCCAGCACTACGCAGCGGATAACCTTGACTTCCATTGCTGCCCGCCGGATAGCCGCCTGCCGTTTCCGGACCAGTCATTTGATACGGTGCTTTCGTTCCAGGTTTTTGAACACATTCAAGAAACCGCGCATTATCTGTCGGAAATTCACCGCGTCCTGGCTCCCGGCGGACACCTGCTGCTGGTAACCCCGGACCGCAGCACCCGTCTGCTGCCCTTCCAGTCCCCGTGGAATCGCTGGCACATTCGGGAGTACAGCACAAACTCGCTCCGAAGAACATTAAGCAGAACTTTTACGGACGTCCAGATACAGCACATGAGCGGCCGCCAGGATGTGATTGGAATAGAACTGCGGCGCTGTGCAAAAGTGAAATGGATAACACTCCCTTTCACACTGCCTTTCATACCAAGGTTCTTGAGAGTGAAGCTGTTGAACGTGCTTCATGCGTTAAGAAGTAAGCACCAGTCATCTGGCCCGTCGCAACAATTCAGTTTTGATGAATCGCACATCACAATTGCGCCAAATGTGCAGCCATCTCTAAATCTGGTGGCCGTAGTTCGGAAATAA
- the fdnG gene encoding formate dehydrogenase-N subunit alpha, protein MVHMSRRQFLKTTGATLAGSSLALMGFSPAPALAEVRSYKLARTTETRNTCPYCSVSCGVLMYSLGDGAKNAKASIIHIEGDPDHPVNRGTLCPKGAALLDFIHSPNRLQYPEYRAPGSKEWKRMSWDDALNRIATLMKQDRDANFVEKTPQGLTVNRWLTTGMLAASASSNEVGYLTHKTMRSLGLLAFDNQARVUHGPTVAGLAPTFGRGAMTNHWVDIKNADVILIMGGNAAEAHPCGFKWVTEAKAHNKAKLIVVDPRFTRSASVADFYAPIRTGTDIIFLGGVIRYLLEKDQIQHEYVKNYTDFTFIVREDFTFEDGIFSGYNAEKHNYSKTTWDYELGDDGFVKTDPTLAHPRCVFNLMKKHYERYTPEMVESVCGTPKEKFLKVCEMLASTASPTRAGTVLYALGWTQHSIGSQIIRTGAMVQLLLGNIGIAGGGMNALRGHSNIQGLTDLGLMTNLLPGYMTLPSESEQDYGKYIAARASKPLRPNQLSYWQNYGKFHVSLMKSWWGDAATADNNWAFDYLPKLDKPYDMLQVFELMKQGKVNGYIAQGFNPLAAAPDKGKIGASLAKLKFLVIMDPLATETSEFWQNHGEFNNVDPGQIQTEVFRLPTTCFAEEDGSLVNSGRWLQWHWKGAEPPGEARSDLEIMSELFLKIRKMYVKDGGKYPDPIVNLAWPYANPESPTADELAKEYNGRALSDLADPKDASKIVRKKNEQVAGFAELRDDGSTACGCWIFAGCWTEAGNQMARRDNSDPTGIGQTLNWSWAWPANRRILYNRASCDISGKPFDAKRKLIGWNGQKWGGVDVPDFKVDEAPAGGMGPFIMNPEGVARFFARAGMAEGPFPVHYEPFETPVGYNPLFPKNPAATSNPGARVFPDDRAMFGKADAFPHVGTTYRLTEHFHYWTKHARLNAILQPEQFVEIGEELAKEVGVVAGERVRVSSKRGYIVAVAVVTKRIKKMMIEGKPVHHVGIPIHWGFKGVAKPGYLANTLTPGVGDGNSQTPEFKSFLVKVEKA, encoded by the coding sequence ATGGTTCACATGTCAAGACGCCAGTTCCTTAAAACGACTGGCGCTACCCTGGCAGGTTCGAGCCTGGCGCTGATGGGATTTTCGCCGGCGCCGGCATTGGCGGAGGTACGCAGCTATAAACTGGCGCGTACTACCGAAACCCGCAACACCTGCCCCTACTGCTCGGTCAGCTGCGGCGTCCTGATGTACAGCCTCGGCGACGGCGCAAAAAATGCCAAGGCCAGCATCATCCACATTGAAGGCGATCCCGACCATCCGGTCAATCGCGGCACGCTCTGTCCCAAAGGGGCGGCGCTGCTCGATTTCATCCACAGCCCCAACCGCCTGCAATATCCCGAATACCGGGCGCCCGGCTCCAAGGAATGGAAACGGATGTCCTGGGATGACGCCTTGAACCGCATTGCAACGCTGATGAAACAGGACCGCGACGCCAATTTTGTCGAAAAGACGCCGCAGGGCCTGACCGTCAACCGCTGGCTGACTACAGGCATGCTGGCGGCATCGGCCAGCAGCAACGAAGTCGGCTACCTGACGCATAAAACCATGCGCAGCCTCGGGCTGCTGGCGTTCGATAACCAGGCGCGTGTCTGACACGGTCCGACGGTGGCAGGTCTTGCCCCGACGTTTGGCCGTGGAGCGATGACGAATCATTGGGTCGACATCAAGAATGCGGATGTAATACTTATCATGGGCGGCAATGCCGCCGAAGCCCATCCCTGCGGTTTTAAATGGGTGACGGAAGCCAAGGCGCATAACAAGGCGAAGCTGATCGTGGTTGATCCGCGCTTTACGCGTTCGGCCTCGGTGGCGGATTTCTACGCGCCTATCCGTACCGGCACGGATATCATTTTCCTCGGCGGGGTGATCCGCTACCTGCTGGAAAAGGACCAGATCCAGCACGAATACGTCAAGAACTACACCGATTTCACGTTCATCGTGCGCGAAGATTTTACGTTCGAAGACGGCATTTTCTCGGGCTACAACGCAGAGAAGCACAACTACAGCAAGACCACCTGGGACTACGAGCTGGGCGACGACGGTTTTGTCAAGACCGACCCGACCCTGGCCCATCCGCGCTGCGTCTTCAACCTGATGAAAAAGCATTACGAGCGCTATACGCCGGAAATGGTGGAAAGCGTCTGCGGCACGCCCAAGGAGAAATTCCTGAAGGTATGCGAAATGCTGGCATCGACCGCGTCGCCGACGCGCGCCGGCACTGTCTTGTACGCACTCGGCTGGACCCAGCATTCGATCGGTTCGCAAATCATCCGCACCGGCGCCATGGTGCAGCTGCTGCTCGGGAATATCGGCATTGCCGGCGGCGGCATGAATGCGCTGCGCGGCCACTCGAACATCCAGGGCCTGACCGATTTGGGGCTGATGACGAACCTGTTGCCTGGCTACATGACGCTGCCCTCTGAATCCGAACAGGATTACGGCAAGTACATCGCCGCGCGCGCCAGCAAACCGCTGCGTCCGAACCAGCTGAGCTACTGGCAGAACTATGGCAAATTCCATGTCAGCCTGATGAAATCATGGTGGGGCGATGCCGCCACGGCAGACAACAACTGGGCCTTTGATTACCTGCCCAAGCTGGACAAGCCGTACGACATGCTGCAGGTGTTCGAGCTGATGAAACAAGGCAAGGTCAACGGCTATATCGCGCAGGGTTTCAATCCGCTGGCGGCGGCGCCGGACAAGGGCAAGATCGGCGCCAGCCTGGCCAAGCTGAAGTTCCTGGTCATCATGGATCCGCTGGCCACCGAGACTTCCGAGTTCTGGCAAAACCACGGCGAGTTCAACAACGTCGACCCGGGCCAGATCCAGACCGAGGTGTTCCGCCTGCCGACCACCTGCTTTGCCGAAGAAGACGGATCACTGGTCAATTCCGGCCGCTGGCTGCAATGGCACTGGAAAGGCGCAGAGCCCCCGGGCGAAGCGCGCAGCGACCTGGAGATCATGTCGGAGCTGTTCCTGAAGATCCGCAAGATGTATGTCAAGGACGGCGGCAAATATCCGGATCCAATCGTCAACCTGGCCTGGCCCTACGCCAATCCGGAAAGCCCGACCGCGGACGAGCTGGCCAAGGAATACAACGGCCGTGCACTGAGCGACCTGGCCGATCCCAAGGATGCGAGCAAGATCGTGCGCAAGAAAAACGAGCAGGTGGCCGGTTTTGCCGAACTGCGCGACGATGGCAGTACGGCCTGCGGCTGCTGGATTTTCGCCGGCTGCTGGACCGAGGCCGGCAACCAGATGGCGCGCCGCGACAACTCCGATCCGACCGGCATCGGCCAGACCCTGAACTGGTCGTGGGCGTGGCCTGCCAACCGCCGCATCCTGTATAACCGCGCCTCATGCGATATCAGCGGCAAGCCGTTCGATGCGAAACGCAAGCTGATCGGCTGGAACGGCCAGAAATGGGGCGGCGTCGACGTGCCCGATTTCAAGGTCGACGAAGCGCCCGCCGGCGGCATGGGTCCATTCATCATGAACCCGGAAGGCGTGGCGCGTTTCTTTGCCCGCGCCGGCATGGCCGAAGGACCGTTCCCGGTGCATTACGAACCGTTCGAAACGCCGGTCGGCTATAACCCGCTGTTTCCCAAAAATCCGGCGGCGACCAGCAACCCGGGCGCACGGGTATTCCCTGACGACCGCGCCATGTTCGGCAAGGCCGATGCCTTCCCGCATGTCGGCACCACCTACCGGCTCACCGAGCATTTCCATTACTGGACCAAACACGCACGCCTCAACGCCATCCTGCAGCCTGAGCAGTTTGTGGAAATCGGCGAAGAGCTGGCGAAGGAAGTCGGCGTGGTCGCCGGCGAGCGCGTCAGGGTCAGCTCCAAGCGCGGTTATATCGTCGCCGTCGCGGTGGTGACGAAACGCATCAAGAAAATGATGATTGAAGGTAAACCTGTGCACCACGTCGGCATCCCGATCCACTGGGGTTTCAAGGGCGTGGCGAAACCGGGCTACCTTGCCAACACGCTGACGCCTGGCGTGGGGGACGGCAATTCGCAAACACCGGAATTCAAGTCGTTCCTGGTCAAGGTCGAGAAAGCATAG
- a CDS encoding glycosyltransferase family 39 protein, with amino-acid sequence MPNMKNILKNYPLPILLISLIFLIKALFLSFFITPFSAVPDEIGHFAYTQDIAYGKGIPVLSVPAIGKSVIGTDVMGYLERTPDSQPAYNWIAQHPPVYYAISAIPLKIGRWVSTDMDVLVRLPRISSALSGALLLLVLFRTFTAIGLDPPRSTALAAAIGFIPMVSHLSSGTNHDMSLFLFCALATLFFSYYIINRKIKDAYRCAIWLAIAGGTKMMTPLVLLVPMVLILILELPRENRLKHAIKILIIAFSIPAAWMIRNFVYFQFPLYTSGTHRKPGLEIPLQQSFSDYIRSQPVFDSIAHLFYGMFGHITPSSEKIFLEYDVLPRPLKFISITASGVPYDIFLGILFALSCIGLIYIWMLLLHVSRENPAPLNDNSFIALANFHLKNYRYRSVPLMAAYFMASAAAIFINITSFTDSTFILFSCIPISIFLGIISIPLIFYIKDRVDRLALYGLAVTLFFGSVFLHHIYDAYLTEGVLRAAQGRYFYPAIPLVILSASIILLRLHIPKIVINIGITLLACAELSVYVKQALPFYLKYYS; translated from the coding sequence ATGCCAAATATGAAAAATATCCTTAAGAATTACCCCTTGCCTATACTCTTAATTTCTCTAATTTTTCTGATAAAGGCGTTATTTTTATCTTTCTTCATAACGCCATTTTCAGCAGTCCCGGATGAAATTGGACATTTTGCATATACTCAGGATATTGCCTACGGAAAAGGGATACCCGTACTGAGTGTTCCTGCAATCGGAAAATCGGTAATAGGTACTGATGTTATGGGGTACCTTGAAAGAACTCCAGATTCCCAGCCAGCGTATAACTGGATTGCGCAACATCCCCCTGTGTATTATGCTATTTCTGCTATACCGCTGAAGATAGGACGCTGGGTAAGCACTGATATGGATGTTCTAGTCCGCCTGCCACGCATATCGTCCGCATTGTCTGGGGCTTTACTTTTGTTGGTTCTGTTCCGTACTTTCACAGCAATCGGGTTGGATCCACCGCGCTCCACCGCCCTCGCAGCAGCAATCGGTTTCATCCCGATGGTCTCGCATTTGTCTTCAGGCACCAATCATGACATGTCGCTTTTTCTGTTTTGCGCTTTAGCGACCCTTTTTTTTTCGTATTACATAATTAATCGAAAAATCAAAGATGCATATCGCTGCGCAATATGGTTAGCCATTGCTGGTGGAACCAAAATGATGACTCCTCTGGTTTTGCTTGTTCCAATGGTACTTATTCTGATACTGGAACTCCCAAGAGAAAATCGGCTGAAGCATGCAATAAAAATACTTATCATTGCTTTCTCAATACCTGCCGCATGGATGATACGCAATTTTGTGTATTTTCAATTCCCTCTATATACATCTGGAACTCATAGAAAACCGGGACTAGAAATCCCCTTGCAGCAAAGTTTTTCTGATTATATAAGGTCGCAGCCTGTCTTCGATTCAATAGCTCATTTATTTTATGGCATGTTTGGACATATAACGCCATCTTCTGAAAAAATATTTCTTGAATACGATGTACTGCCACGCCCCCTAAAATTTATTAGCATTACGGCAAGCGGTGTCCCCTATGATATATTTTTGGGTATTCTGTTCGCCTTGTCGTGCATCGGCTTAATTTATATCTGGATGCTTCTTTTGCACGTATCCAGGGAGAACCCTGCTCCATTAAATGACAATTCTTTCATAGCGCTGGCAAACTTCCATTTAAAAAATTATCGATATCGATCCGTACCGCTGATGGCTGCTTATTTCATGGCATCCGCTGCTGCGATTTTCATTAACATTACGAGTTTCACGGACTCTACATTTATATTATTTTCCTGCATTCCAATATCAATATTCCTAGGAATTATATCGATTCCTTTGATTTTTTACATCAAAGATAGAGTTGACAGACTGGCTCTGTATGGTCTTGCTGTGACATTATTTTTTGGCTCTGTTTTCCTACATCATATTTATGATGCCTACCTCACAGAAGGGGTCTTGAGAGCTGCCCAAGGCAGATATTTCTACCCGGCCATTCCGTTAGTAATTTTATCTGCCTCCATTATATTGCTGCGCCTGCATATCCCAAAAATTGTTATCAATATTGGAATTACACTGTTAGCATGCGCAGAACTTTCAGTTTATGTTAAACAGGCCTTACCGTTTTATCTTAAATATTACTCATGA
- a CDS encoding glycosyltransferase: MKIVLWGTYDTGKPRVRLLLDGMRKNGFELIECHADIWSGVEDKSQVSSIFGKLALMLRLFSCYPSLIWRYLQLPAHDLVLVSYPGLFDVLVIRCFAWLRRVPVAWDVFISAYDTVVDDRRLFSVRHPVSRILWGFEWLAVRAADGIFMDTEAHARRLERLFRLPDGECGTVWVGAETEKFPVFPAAPPQPEKPLQVLFYGQFIPLHGIEYIVEAAGLLCDEEIDWILIGKGQETLRIREMLAKAPLPRLRWLDWVDYPDLITWIQQADICLGIFGNSEKAANVIPNKVYQIIAAQKPLITRDSQAIRELLQHSPPCVSLIPAANAVALAHAVKSYAGNMPANDGKIGCHINLADRIDATAVGAQFRKWLLTKENFKINNEN; this comes from the coding sequence ATGAAAATCGTCTTGTGGGGTACCTATGACACCGGCAAGCCGCGGGTGAGGCTACTGCTCGATGGCATGAGGAAAAACGGCTTTGAATTGATCGAATGCCATGCAGATATCTGGAGCGGGGTTGAAGACAAAAGCCAGGTAAGCAGCATTTTCGGCAAGCTTGCCTTGATGCTCCGCCTTTTTTCCTGCTATCCCTCCCTGATCTGGCGATATCTGCAATTGCCGGCTCATGATCTTGTCCTTGTCAGCTACCCAGGCTTGTTCGATGTCTTGGTCATCCGCTGTTTTGCCTGGCTGAGGCGCGTGCCGGTAGCATGGGATGTATTTATCTCGGCCTACGATACGGTGGTTGATGACCGCCGACTGTTCAGTGTCCGGCACCCGGTTTCCCGCATATTATGGGGCTTCGAGTGGCTCGCCGTCAGGGCCGCCGACGGGATCTTCATGGATACAGAAGCACATGCCAGACGCCTGGAACGACTCTTTCGTTTACCTGACGGCGAATGCGGCACGGTCTGGGTAGGCGCGGAAACAGAAAAATTTCCAGTCTTCCCGGCAGCTCCTCCCCAACCAGAAAAACCTTTGCAGGTACTGTTCTACGGCCAATTTATTCCCTTGCATGGGATCGAATACATTGTAGAAGCCGCCGGTTTGCTGTGCGATGAAGAAATAGACTGGATATTGATCGGGAAGGGACAAGAAACGCTGCGCATTCGTGAGATGCTTGCAAAAGCGCCCTTGCCTCGCCTGCGCTGGCTTGATTGGGTTGATTACCCGGACCTAATCACCTGGATTCAGCAAGCAGATATCTGCCTCGGCATTTTTGGCAACTCGGAAAAGGCTGCCAATGTCATACCGAACAAGGTTTACCAGATTATTGCAGCACAAAAGCCATTGATTACACGAGACTCTCAGGCTATCCGGGAACTCCTGCAGCACAGTCCCCCATGTGTCTCTCTGATCCCTGCCGCCAACGCAGTTGCGCTGGCGCATGCAGTGAAATCGTATGCGGGTAATATGCCGGCAAATGACGGCAAGATTGGTTGTCACATCAATCTTGCAGACAGGATTGATGCCACAGCTGTCGGAGCCCAGTTCCGTAAATGGCTGCTCACAAAAGAAAATTTCAAGATCAACAATGAAAATTGA
- a CDS encoding Kdo hydroxylase family protein, which yields MEQQILEIDITDWQISTPNSAWISALEAGKVLYFPHLSFIFTADEQRFLTPAIRDPKSRNISLDANGKLKGALGDAADHAALANMIGRFRAQAQQLIHSLLPAYADSRSELRMAPTSYRPMQVETRSQSWRADDRRLHVDAFPSRPNYGERILRVFANVNPDGVPRVWRVGEPFEDVAQRFLPRVKAYSRWQAQVLQALHVTKSLRSEYDHLMLQLHDAMKSDPEYQKDGPQVTQPFAAGSVWVCFSDQTPHAVMAGQYMLEQTLHLPAAKQYDPGASPLAILRRLTGRALTE from the coding sequence ATGGAACAACAAATTCTCGAAATTGACATTACCGACTGGCAGATCAGCACGCCCAACTCGGCGTGGATTTCCGCGCTCGAAGCTGGAAAAGTGCTGTATTTTCCGCATCTCAGCTTTATCTTTACTGCCGACGAGCAGCGTTTCCTGACGCCGGCGATCCGCGACCCCAAAAGCCGCAATATCAGCCTGGACGCCAACGGCAAGCTGAAAGGCGCATTGGGCGATGCCGCCGACCACGCTGCATTGGCGAACATGATCGGACGCTTTCGAGCGCAAGCGCAGCAGCTGATCCACTCTTTGCTGCCGGCCTATGCGGACAGCCGCAGCGAATTGCGCATGGCGCCTACCAGCTACCGGCCGATGCAGGTGGAAACTCGGTCACAGTCCTGGCGCGCCGACGATCGCCGCCTGCACGTTGACGCCTTCCCGTCGCGCCCTAATTACGGTGAGCGCATCTTGCGCGTATTCGCCAACGTCAATCCGGACGGCGTGCCGCGCGTATGGCGGGTCGGCGAGCCTTTTGAAGATGTGGCGCAACGTTTCCTGCCGAGGGTGAAAGCCTATTCGCGCTGGCAGGCGCAGGTACTGCAGGCGTTGCATGTCACCAAGTCGCTGCGCAGCGAATACGATCACCTGATGCTGCAACTGCATGACGCCATGAAATCGGACCCGGAATATCAAAAGGATGGTCCCCAGGTGACCCAGCCGTTTGCCGCCGGCTCGGTATGGGTATGTTTTTCCGACCAGACGCCGCATGCGGTGATGGCTGGCCAGTACATGCTGGAGCAGACCCTGCACCTGCCGGCCGCCAAGCAGTACGATCCCGGCGCCAGCCCGCTGGCGATCTTGCGTCGCCTGACCGGCCGTGCGCTGACCGAATGA